A genomic region of Populus nigra chromosome 11, ddPopNigr1.1, whole genome shotgun sequence contains the following coding sequences:
- the LOC133667975 gene encoding apyrase 2-like, whose product MLHCSKMNNKLKLMGLIPFFLLMAFVLPTSAAYKFTSPRIVLPVRSKGLDADSRSYAVVFDAGSTGSRVHVFCFDQNFDLLPVGNDTDFEFFAQVRPGLSAYAKDPQAAANSLVPLLNEAESVVPEEFSPKTPVKLGATAGLRLLEGDSAERILEAVRDLLSNGSLEYEADDVSILSGSQEGYYMWMAMNYMVGNLGKPYSETAAVIDQGGGSVQMAYAISRENAEKAPTVADGEDPYVEKFRLRGAEYYVYVHSYLSYGLLASRAEILKVSRNSSNECVATGYNGVYKYGGKEYKASSSPTGTSFKKCRPLVLKALKVNAPCKYVNCTFGGVWNGGGGDGQNNFYASSFFFSMSQAAGFVDANAYTATASAADFKKAAKRACETRFEDASSRFPNALEEDLPFLCMDFTYEYTLLVDGFGLHPQKKFSVEEKVKYKNSLMEAAWPLGSAIEAVSPSSASFLK is encoded by the exons ATGCTGCATTGTTCAAAAATGAATAACAAGTTGAAGCTGATGGGCttgattcctttttttctcttgatggCTTTCGTGCTGCCAACTTCGGCAGCATACAAGTTCACCAGCCCAAGAATCGTATTGCCTGTTCGGTCAAAAGGTTTGGATGCGGATTCAAGGAGCTACGCGGTTGTTTTCGACGCAGGGAGTACAGGTAGCAGAGtgcatgttttttgttttgatcaaaaCTTTGATCTCCTTCCTGTCGGAAACGACacagattttgagttttttgctCAG GTTAGGCCAGGTTTGAGTGCATATGCAAAAGACCCTCAGGCTGCGGCCAACTCACTTGTCCCATTGCTCAACGAAGCGGAAAGTGTTGTGCCTGAAGAGTTCAGTCCCAAAACTCCAGTCAAACTTGGG GCTACCGCTGGGTTGAGGCTGTTGGAAGGAGATTCAGCGGAGAGGATTTTGGAAGCA GTGCGAGATCTTCTGAGCAATGGCAGCCTGGAGTACGAAGCCGATGATGTCTCCATTCTGAGTGGTTCCCAAGAAGGTTACTATATGTGG ATGGCAATGAACTACATGGTAGGAAATCTGGGGAAGCCGTATTCAGAAACAGCAGCAGTAATTGATCAAGGCGGTGGATCTGTTCAAATGGCATATGCCATTTCCAGGGAGAACGCTGAAAAGGCACCAACAGTAGCTGATGGAGAGGATCCATACGTGGAGAAATTCCGTCTTAGAGGAGCCGAATATTACGTTTATGTTCACAG TTACTTGAGCTATGGATTATTGGCGTCTCGGGCAGAAATACTGAAGGTTTCAAGAAACTCCAGCAACGAGTGCGTAGCCACCGGTTATAATG gtGTTTACAAATACGGAGGGAAGGAATACAAAGCATCATCTTCTCCTACCGGTACAAGCTTCAAAAAATGCAGACCACTAGTTCTTAAAGCTCTCAAAGTTAATGCCCCGTGTAAGTATGTGAATTGCACATTCGGTGGAGTTTGGAATGGCGGCGGCGGAGACGGGCAAAACAATTTTTATGCTAGTTCGTTCTTCTTCTCCATGTCTCAAGCG GCTGGGTTTGTTGATGCCAATGCGTATACAGCCACAGCTAGCGCTGCAGATTTCAAGAAGGCAGCTAAGCGTGCTTGCGAAACAAGATTTGAGGATGCAAGCTCAAGATTTCCAAATGCGCTGGAGGAAGACCTGCCATTCTTGTGTATGGATTTTACCTACGAGTATACTTTGCTTGTCGATGGATTTG GTCTTCATCCCCAGAAAAAATTTTCAGTGGAGGAGAAAGTTAAATACAAGAATTCACTTATGGAAGCTGCGTGGCCTCTTGGTAGTGCTATAGAGGCGGTGTCACCTAGCAGTGCATCATTTCTGAAGTAG
- the LOC133668072 gene encoding apyrase 2-like codes for MNNKLKLMGLIPFFLLMAFVLPASAAYKFTSPRIVLPVRSKGLDADSRSYAVVFDAGSTGSRVHVFCFDQNFDLLPVGNDTDFEFFAQVRPGLSAYAKDPQAAANSLVPLLNEAESVVPEEFSPKTPVKLGATAGLRLLEGDSAERILEAVRDLLSNGSLEYEADDVSILSGSQEGYYMWMAMNYMVGNLGKPYSETAAVIDQGGGSVQMAYAISRENAEKAPTVADGEDPYVEKFRLRGAEYYVYVHSYLSYGLLASRAEILKVSRNSSNECVATGYNGVYKYGGKEYKASSSPTGTSFKKCRTLVLKALKVNAPCKYVNCTFGGVWNGGGGDGQNNFYASSFFFSMSQAAGFVDANAYTATASAADFKKAAKRACETRFEDASSRFPNALEEDLPFLCMDFTYEYTLLVDGFGLHPQKKFSVEEKVKYKNSLMEAAWPLGSAIEAVSPS; via the exons ATGAATAACAAGTTGAAGCTGATGGGCttgattcctttttttctcttgatggCTTTCGTGCTGCCAGCTTCGGCAGCATACAAGTTCACCAGCCCAAGAATCGTATTGCCTGTTCGGTCAAAAGGTTTGGATGCGGATTCAAGGAGCTACGCGGTTGTTTTCGACGCAGGGAGTACAGGTAGCAGAGtgcatgttttttgttttgatcaaaaCTTTGATCTCCTTCCTGTCGGAAACGACacagattttgagttttttgctCAG GTTAGGCCAGGTTTGAGTGCATATGCAAAAGACCCTCAGGCTGCGGCCAACTCACTTGTCCCATTGCTCAACGAAGCGGAAAGTGTTGTGCCTGAAGAGTTCAGTCCCAAAACTCCAGTCAAACTTGGG GCTACCGCTGGGTTGAGGCTGTTGGAAGGAGATTCAGCGGAGAGGATTTTGGAAGCA GTGCGAGATCTTCTGAGCAATGGCAGCCTGGAGTACGAAGCCGATGATGTCTCCATTCTGAGTGGTTCCCAAGAAGGTTACTATATGTGG ATGGCAATGAACTACATGGTAGGAAATCTGGGGAAGCCGTATTCAGAAACAGCAGCAGTAATTGATCAAGGCGGTGGATCTGTTCAAATGGCATATGCCATTTCCAGGGAGAACGCTGAAAAGGCACCAACAGTAGCTGATGGAGAGGATCCATACGTGGAGAAATTCCGTCTTAGAGGAGCCGAATATTACGTTTATGTTCACAG TTACTTGAGCTATGGATTATTGGCGTCTCGGGCAGAAATACTGAAGGTTTCAAGAAACTCCAGCAACGAGTGCGTAGCCACCGGTTATAATG gtGTTTACAAATACGGAGGGAAGGAATACAAAGCATCATCTTCTCCTACCGGTACAAGCTTCAAAAAATGCAGAACACTAGTTCTTAAAGCTCTCAAAGTTAATGCCCCGTGTAAGTATGTGAATTGCACATTCGGTGGAGTTTGGAATGGCGGCGGCGGAGACGGGCAAAACAATTTTTATGCTAGTTCGTTCTTCTTCTCCATGTCTCAAGCG GCTGGGTTTGTTGATGCCAATGCGTATACAGCCACAGCTAGCGCTGCAGATTTCAAGAAGGCAGCTAAGCGTGCTTGCGAAACAAGATTTGAGGATGCAAGCTCAAGATTTCCAAATGCGCTGGAGGAAGACCTGCCATTCTTGTGTATGGATTTTACCTACGAGTATACTTTGCTTGTCGATGGATTTG GTCTTCATCCCCAGAAAAAATTTTCAGTGGAGGAGAAAGTTAAATACAAGAATTCACTTATGGAAGCTGCGTGGCCTCTTGGTAGTGCTATAGAGGCGGTGTCACCTAGCTAG
- the LOC133668022 gene encoding apyrase 2-like — translation MLHCSKMNNKLKLMGLIPFFLLMAFVLPTSAAYKFTSPRIVLPVRSKGLDADSRSYAVVFDAGSTGSRVHVFCFDQNFDLLPVGNDTDFEFFAQVRPGLSAYAKDPQAAANSLVPLLNEAESVVPEEFSPKTPVKLGATAGLRLLEGDSAERILEAVRDLLSNGSLEYEADDVSILSGSQEGYYMWMAINYMVGNLGKPYSETAAVIDQGGGSVQMAYAISRENAEKAPTVADGEDPYVEKFRLRGAEYYVYVHSYLSYGLLASRAEILKVSRNSSNECVATGYNGVYKYGGKEYKASSSPTGTSFKKCRTLVLKALKVNAPCKYVNCTFGGVWNGGGGDGQNNFYASSFFFSMSQAAGFVDANAYTATASAADFKKAAKRACETRFEDASSRFPNALEEDLPFLCMDFTYEYTLLVDGFGLHPQKKFSVEEKVKYKNSLMEAAWPLGSAIEAVSPS, via the exons ATGCTGCATTGTTCAAAAATGAATAACAAGTTGAAGCTGATGGGCttgattcctttttttctcttgatggCTTTCGTGCTGCCAACTTCGGCAGCATACAAGTTCACCAGCCCAAGAATCGTATTGCCTGTTCGGTCAAAAGGTTTGGATGCGGATTCAAGGAGCTACGCGGTTGTTTTCGACGCAGGGAGTACAGGTAGCAGAGtgcatgttttttgttttgatcaaaaCTTTGATCTCCTTCCTGTCGGAAACGACacagattttgagttttttgctCAG GTTAGGCCAGGTTTGAGTGCATATGCAAAAGACCCTCAGGCTGCGGCCAACTCACTTGTCCCATTGCTCAACGAAGCGGAAAGTGTTGTGCCTGAAGAGTTCAGTCCCAAAACTCCAGTCAAACTTGGG GCTACCGCTGGGTTGAGGCTGTTGGAAGGAGATTCAGCGGAGAGGATTTTGGAAGCA GTGCGAGATCTTCTGAGCAATGGCAGCCTGGAGTACGAAGCCGATGATGTCTCCATTCTGAGTGGTTCCCAAGAAGGTTACTATATGTGG ATGGCAATAAACTACATGGTAGGAAATCTGGGGAAGCCGTATTCAGAAACAGCAGCAGTAATTGATCAAGGCGGTGGATCTGTTCAAATGGCATATGCCATTTCCAGGGAGAACGCTGAAAAGGCACCAACAGTAGCTGATGGAGAGGATCCATACGTGGAGAAATTCCGTCTTAGAGGAGCCGAATATTACGTTTATGTTCACAG TTACTTGAGCTATGGATTATTGGCGTCTCGGGCAGAAATACTGAAGGTTTCAAGAAACTCCAGCAACGAGTGCGTAGCCACCGGTTATAATG gtGTTTACAAATACGGAGGGAAGGAATACAAAGCATCATCTTCTCCTACCGGTACAAGCTTCAAAAAATGCAGAACACTAGTTCTTAAAGCTCTCAAAGTTAATGCCCCGTGTAAGTATGTGAATTGCACATTCGGTGGAGTTTGGAATGGCGGCGGCGGAGACGGGCAAAACAATTTTTATGCTAGTTCGTTCTTCTTCTCCATGTCTCAAGCG GCTGGGTTTGTTGATGCCAATGCGTATACAGCCACAGCTAGCGCTGCAGATTTCAAGAAGGCAGCTAAGCGTGCTTGCGAAACAAGATTTGAGGATGCAAGCTCAAGATTTCCAAATGCGCTGGAGGAAGACCTGCCATTCTTGTGTATGGATTTTACCTACGAGTATACTTTGCTTGTCGATGGATTTG GTCTTCATCCCCAGAAAAAATTTTCAGTGGAGGAGAAAGTTAAATACAAGAATTCACTTATGGAAGCTGCGTGGCCTCTTGGTAGTGCTATAGAGGCGGTGTCACCTAGCTAG